In a single window of the Drosophila albomicans strain 15112-1751.03 chromosome 3, ASM965048v2, whole genome shotgun sequence genome:
- the LOC117569386 gene encoding protein rhomboid, with amino-acid sequence MEATTNHTKLQLEEDEEEPQATTATTTTTTTTTKTSATIIDIPAAPATCHSSSYDTDCSTASSTCCTRQGEHIYMQRDTLSASAAAAPAAAAATSVAATNIASTSTSCHLQQSLDADELTMLKFEHRKHWPWFILLISVIEIAIFAYDRYTMPAQNFGLPVPIPSDSVLVYRPDRRLQVWRFFSYMFLHANWFHLGFNIIIQLFFGIPLEVMHGTARIGVIYLAGVFAGSLGTSVVDSEVFLVGASGGVYALLAAHLANITLNYAHMKSASTQLGSVVIFVSCDLGYALYTQYFDGAATPAFAKGPQVSYIAHLTGALAGLTIGFLVLKNFGHREYEQLIWWLALGVYCAFTVFAIAFNLINTVTAQLMEEQGEVITQHLLHDLGVS; translated from the exons atggaggcaacaacaaaccacACAAAACTCCAACTGGAGGAGGACGAAGAGGAGCctcaagcaacaacagcaacaactacgacgacgacaacgacaacgaagacGTCGGCAACCATCATTGACATTCCAGCGGCTCCTGCAACGTGCCACAGCTCATCCTATGACACGGACTGCAGCACGGCAAGCAGCACTTGCTGCACTCGCCAAGGCGAGCACATTTACATGCAACGCGACACGTTGTCAGCCTCGGCAGCGgcagctccagcagcagcagcagcaacgtctgTGGCAGCTACAAACATTGCATCCACATCGACGAGCTGTCATCTGCAACAGTCTCTGGATGCCGATGAGTTGACGATGCTCAAGTTCGAGCATCGCAAGCATTGGCCATGGTTCATTCTGTTGATCTCTGTCATTGAG ATTGCAATCTTCGCCTATGACCGCTACACGATGCCCGCCCAGAACTTTGGCCTTCCCGTGCCAATTCCCAGCGATTCGGTGCTCGTCTATCGACCCGATCGTCGTCTGCAAGTCTGGCGCTTCTTCAGCTACATGTTCCTGCATGCGAACTGGTTCCACTTGGGCTTCAACATCATCATTCAGCTGTTCTTCGGCATTCCCCTGGAGGTGATGCACGGCACAGCGCGCATCGGTGTCATCTATTTGGCTGGCGTCTTTGCCGGCTCCCTGGGCACCAGCGTCGTCGACTCCGAGGTGTTTCTGGTGGGCGCCAGTGGCGGCGTTTATGCACTGCTGGCGGCGCATTTGGCCAACATTACACTCAACTATGCGCACATGAAGTCCGCATCCACGCAGCTGGGCTCCGTGGTCATTTTTG TGTCTTGCGACTTGGGCTATGCTCTCTACACACAGTACTTTGATGGCGCTGCCACGCCCGCCTTTGCCAAGGGTCCTCAGGTGTCGTACATTGCGCATCTGACGGGCGCCTTGGCGGGTCTGACTATTGGTTTTCTGGTGCTCAAGAATTTCGGTCATCGCGAGTACGAACAGTTGATCTGGTGGCTGGCGCTGGGCGTCTATTGTGCGTTCACCGTGTTCGCGATTGCGTTCAATCTGATCAACACGGTCACCGCACAGCTGATGGAGGAGCAGGGCGAGGTGATCACACAACATTTGCTGCACGACTTGGGTGTGTCCTAA